A region of Bacillota bacterium DNA encodes the following proteins:
- a CDS encoding OsmC family protein — MALETFRASVRSAGEGLLCKANVRGFEVSMDEPKELGGGNRAMNPVELLLSALGGCITICAVAFAPACGVKLEDFRVDLEGDLDPDGFTGKRRDVRTGFQHIRFKMNIKSSSPEENVRNLVDMIKSRCPVSDTLRGVRVDGDFTVTR; from the coding sequence ATGGCGTTGGAAACCTTTCGCGCTTCGGTGAGAAGCGCGGGCGAGGGGCTGCTCTGTAAGGCGAACGTTCGGGGTTTCGAGGTGTCAATGGACGAGCCGAAGGAGCTGGGCGGCGGGAACCGGGCGATGAATCCCGTGGAGCTACTGCTTTCGGCTCTCGGGGGCTGCATAACCATATGCGCTGTCGCGTTTGCGCCTGCGTGCGGGGTCAAGCTCGAAGACTTCCGTGTCGACCTCGAGGGCGACTTGGATCCCGACGGCTTCACCGGCAAGCGAAGAGATGTACGGACAGGCTTCCAGCACATCAGATTCAAGATGAACATCAAGTCCAGCTCACCCGAGGAGAACGTCCGCAATCTCGTCGACATGATCAAATCCCGCTGCCCTGTCTCAGACACCCTGCGAGGCGTGCGGGTTGACGGTGACTTCACCGTAACCCGTTGA
- a CDS encoding MBL fold metallo-hydrolase — MQLKFVGATRTVTGSCHYIETGNTRFIVDCGMFQGENEIEKLNRVAFPFDPAALDFVLLTHAHIDHSGLIPRLVREGFKGKVYASAATIDLCKIMLLDSAHIQELEAGWQQRKAKRAGEVPFEPLYTVDDAERSLSHFEPVPFGQMINLAPDVTVRFRHAGHILGSAIVEVYLHQTNPGAGPASLSEPAATPAVRAEEAKIVFSGDLGNVNQPIIKDPEFVSDADFLVVESTYGNRVHEDRMGSMEKLRKVIQDTWSRRGNVIIPAFAVARTQDVVYDIARLAYRREIPPVKVFIDSPMAVSATEVFDKYRDRDEFDVETRALIDAGGDPFDFPGLQYVQTVEESRSLNEISSGAVIISASGMCDFGRIKHHLKHNLWRPECTVLFVGFQARGTLGRRLQEGATRVKIFNEEVAVRASIESIDGYSAHADRDALLYWVKSFRTKPRKVFVVHGEEEAAEQFAAVLRTALNTWVGVPERGDTVDLASGQTTVRPAEKAAEHAQPAALKATRENLERAYDALLRSLDRREASPDPRALAATQDEIARLISMMQRLAQEDRTA, encoded by the coding sequence ATGCAACTCAAATTCGTCGGTGCCACTCGCACGGTCACAGGGTCATGCCACTACATCGAGACCGGGAACACCAGGTTCATTGTGGACTGCGGGATGTTCCAGGGAGAGAATGAAATCGAGAAGCTCAACCGCGTCGCGTTTCCGTTCGACCCGGCGGCGCTCGACTTCGTCCTCCTGACGCACGCCCACATCGATCACAGCGGCCTTATCCCGCGCTTGGTGCGAGAGGGGTTCAAAGGAAAGGTATACGCCAGCGCCGCCACGATCGATCTCTGCAAGATAATGCTCCTCGACAGCGCTCACATCCAAGAGCTCGAGGCCGGCTGGCAGCAACGCAAGGCGAAGAGAGCGGGCGAGGTTCCTTTCGAGCCGCTCTACACCGTGGACGATGCGGAGCGGAGCTTGTCCCACTTTGAGCCCGTCCCGTTTGGCCAGATGATCAACTTGGCCCCGGACGTGACGGTGAGGTTCCGCCACGCCGGGCACATCCTCGGGTCGGCCATAGTCGAGGTCTACCTGCACCAGACGAACCCCGGCGCTGGCCCTGCCTCTCTTTCTGAGCCCGCCGCGACCCCGGCAGTCAGAGCAGAGGAGGCGAAGATCGTTTTCTCGGGTGACCTCGGCAACGTGAACCAGCCTATCATCAAGGACCCGGAGTTCGTCTCCGACGCCGACTTTCTCGTGGTGGAATCCACTTACGGCAACCGCGTTCACGAAGACCGCATGGGGAGCATGGAGAAACTACGCAAAGTCATCCAGGACACGTGGTCAAGGCGCGGAAACGTCATCATACCTGCCTTTGCCGTAGCCCGCACCCAGGACGTCGTGTATGATATCGCAAGGCTTGCCTACAGGCGTGAGATTCCCCCGGTCAAGGTGTTCATCGACAGCCCCATGGCGGTGTCAGCGACCGAGGTGTTCGACAAGTATCGGGACCGGGACGAGTTCGACGTGGAGACCAGAGCCCTTATCGACGCCGGCGGCGACCCGTTCGACTTCCCGGGGCTCCAGTACGTGCAGACCGTCGAGGAATCGCGTTCCTTGAATGAGATCTCCAGCGGCGCGGTGATCATTTCCGCGAGCGGAATGTGCGACTTCGGCCGGATCAAACACCACCTCAAGCACAACCTATGGAGGCCCGAGTGCACCGTGCTGTTCGTCGGCTTCCAAGCCCGGGGAACGCTTGGCCGCCGTCTTCAGGAGGGAGCCACGAGGGTGAAGATATTCAACGAGGAGGTGGCGGTGAGAGCGTCCATAGAGTCAATTGACGGCTACTCTGCTCACGCGGATCGCGACGCCCTGCTTTACTGGGTGAAGAGCTTTCGGACCAAGCCACGCAAGGTATTCGTGGTGCATGGAGAGGAAGAGGCGGCCGAACAGTTCGCCGCCGTGTTGAGAACAGCCCTAAACACCTGGGTCGGCGTCCCTGAAAGAGGCGACACCGTGGACCTCGCAAGCGGGCAGACGACGGTCAGGCCTGCCGAGAAGGCCGCCGAGCACGCACAACCTGCGGCCCTGAAGGCGACCAGAGAGAACCTGGAGAGAGCTTACGACGCGCTCCTGAGGTCGCTCGACCGCAGAGAAGCCTCGCCGGATCCTCGCGCCCTCGCGGCGACGCAGGATGAGATCGCGAGGCTCATCTCGATGATGCAGAGGCTCGCTCAGGAGGACCGCACGGCATGA
- a CDS encoding DUF342 domain-containing protein — protein MPAGDVLVRAGTVEEALEKASKALEAEPCEVEYEVVSDARGAGGESSSEAGRHEVLVRARRKGNVNADEPSERSVVPVAAAREIAPASVEITVSADRLSASAVVRPRRIVRPVLGEEDAAAGLDSEARSGEEEVCEKTVTTEDVEEALKAKGVVFGIDMEAVERAVLDADGLPHVVARGVPPKEGKDGFVEHLVELEPVPVVWEEAEDRVDYWERYRFPFVRAGDVVAVLHPPVPGTPGRAVTGEAIPPREVREWSLRAGEGAELSEDGAKVLATRDGKPVSYGSRYTRIEVAPVIVHDGNVGLASGHLRFNGDIVVRGDVLEAARVEGRGSVTVLGHAAGAMITAGEGIRVKGSVVNCRLRAGGMKGLASRLAPLLEAVRRALGQLEVVLQVVLQAAASSPERDGVVASERQQTRGGHGRPGLAPARSLVGQRLRELDRLAASIKEVMGGAGVELPKATAEAADLIAKVAKSMSSLDLPGAPFQDHLSALRAGVEAIADWVEKAPSTSGGIVVGYAQNSVMESGGDILVAEKGCYNCNLSAAEGVRVKGNVRGGEIYAAQRVQVGSVGTPGQWPCSSVIKVAASGQIRAGVVYPGTTFQVGGDSFVFESTRFDVKAFLDDEGVLVIR, from the coding sequence GTGCCGGCCGGCGACGTCCTCGTCCGCGCTGGGACTGTGGAGGAGGCCCTCGAGAAGGCTTCGAAAGCTCTTGAGGCAGAGCCTTGCGAGGTCGAGTACGAGGTGGTGAGCGATGCAAGAGGTGCAGGCGGTGAGTCGTCATCCGAAGCGGGAAGGCACGAGGTCCTGGTCAGGGCGCGCAGAAAAGGAAATGTGAACGCCGACGAGCCGTCCGAGCGTTCAGTCGTCCCGGTTGCCGCAGCCAGGGAGATCGCGCCTGCGTCGGTTGAGATCACCGTCAGCGCCGATCGCCTGTCAGCGAGCGCTGTCGTCAGACCGCGGAGAATAGTCCGACCCGTGTTGGGCGAGGAAGACGCCGCGGCCGGGCTCGACTCCGAGGCCCGGTCCGGCGAGGAGGAGGTCTGCGAGAAGACCGTCACCACTGAGGACGTTGAGGAGGCCCTCAAAGCGAAGGGCGTGGTGTTTGGAATCGACATGGAGGCCGTGGAGAGAGCGGTCCTCGATGCCGACGGCCTCCCGCATGTAGTTGCGAGAGGAGTCCCGCCGAAGGAGGGCAAAGACGGCTTCGTTGAACACCTTGTCGAGCTCGAGCCCGTGCCTGTGGTGTGGGAAGAAGCGGAGGACAGGGTGGACTATTGGGAACGTTACAGGTTTCCGTTCGTGCGTGCTGGCGATGTAGTGGCCGTGCTCCACCCGCCGGTCCCAGGCACGCCTGGACGTGCCGTGACCGGTGAGGCGATTCCTCCGCGCGAGGTGAGGGAGTGGAGCCTGCGGGCCGGTGAGGGAGCGGAGCTCTCGGAGGACGGCGCGAAGGTGCTTGCGACGCGGGACGGAAAGCCGGTTTCGTACGGGTCGAGGTACACTCGCATCGAGGTCGCGCCCGTAATAGTGCATGACGGAAACGTGGGGCTAGCGTCGGGCCACCTGAGGTTCAACGGCGACATAGTCGTGCGGGGCGACGTGCTTGAGGCCGCCCGCGTGGAGGGCCGCGGCAGTGTCACCGTCCTCGGCCACGCTGCGGGTGCGATGATCACTGCGGGTGAGGGAATAAGGGTCAAGGGGTCCGTCGTCAATTGCCGCCTCCGAGCAGGTGGAATGAAAGGTCTTGCAAGCCGTCTTGCCCCTCTTCTGGAGGCTGTCCGGCGTGCGCTGGGCCAGCTCGAGGTCGTGCTTCAGGTCGTGCTGCAGGCGGCGGCGAGCTCGCCGGAGCGGGACGGGGTGGTCGCTTCCGAACGACAACAGACGCGAGGAGGGCACGGGCGGCCGGGGCTCGCCCCGGCTCGCAGTCTGGTCGGTCAGAGGCTGCGCGAGCTCGATAGGCTTGCGGCCTCAATCAAGGAGGTCATGGGCGGTGCCGGGGTCGAACTCCCGAAGGCGACCGCGGAGGCGGCCGACTTGATTGCCAAGGTTGCCAAGTCCATGTCGTCCCTGGATCTGCCTGGGGCACCGTTTCAGGACCACCTGAGCGCCTTGAGGGCGGGCGTCGAGGCGATCGCAGACTGGGTCGAGAAGGCGCCGAGCACCAGCGGGGGGATCGTGGTGGGGTACGCCCAGAACAGCGTGATGGAATCGGGCGGGGACATACTGGTCGCCGAAAAGGGCTGTTACAACTGTAACCTCAGCGCGGCGGAAGGGGTGCGGGTGAAGGGCAATGTCCGAGGGGGCGAGATATATGCGGCCCAGAGGGTACAAGTGGGCAGCGTAGGCACTCCAGGCCAGTGGCCCTGTTCGTCGGTGATCAAGGTGGCCGCGAGCGGCCAGATCAGAGCCGGCGTTGTGTATCCTGGCACGACGTTCCAGGTTGGCGGCGACAGCTTCGTGTTCGAATCAACCCGTTTTGACGTCAAGGCTTTCCTCGACGACGAGGGAGTCCTGGTTATCAGGTGA
- a CDS encoding polysaccharide deacetylase family protein, whose amino-acid sequence MLLVSRRAVILTGALATCAILGLGFLAGLLAGRGVEWAADHYVPVTESILVLPRTTMPLFYVKTSEPAIALTFDISWGHETAPRVLEILREKNVRATFFLSGPWAKRNAEIVREIVSAGHDVGSHGDAHVNLSRYDRDVVEENIKTAHEDLLSAAGRVAPFFRPPNGDYDDVVVESARACGYETVIWAVDSLDWKNPGVDFMVDRVLKQAFKGAIILMHASDSSKQIHEALPRIIDGLREKGYRLVPLSELLKLGEPGRDDPR is encoded by the coding sequence ATGCTGCTCGTAAGCCGACGGGCGGTCATCCTGACGGGGGCGCTCGCGACATGCGCCATATTGGGGCTCGGTTTTCTCGCAGGGCTTCTCGCAGGGCGCGGCGTGGAATGGGCCGCGGACCATTACGTCCCTGTGACCGAATCCATCCTGGTGTTGCCCAGGACCACCATGCCCCTGTTCTACGTGAAGACGTCGGAGCCTGCGATCGCCCTGACGTTCGACATCAGCTGGGGCCACGAGACAGCCCCTCGCGTGCTCGAGATCTTGCGCGAGAAAAACGTGAGGGCCACGTTCTTTCTATCCGGCCCGTGGGCCAAGAGGAACGCCGAGATCGTGCGGGAGATCGTGAGCGCAGGCCATGACGTAGGGAGCCACGGGGATGCCCATGTCAACCTGAGCCGCTACGACCGAGACGTAGTAGAGGAGAACATCAAGACCGCCCACGAGGACCTCCTGAGCGCGGCTGGAAGGGTCGCTCCGTTCTTCCGTCCTCCAAATGGGGACTACGACGATGTCGTGGTGGAGAGTGCGAGAGCCTGCGGGTACGAGACAGTCATATGGGCGGTTGATTCGCTCGACTGGAAGAACCCCGGCGTGGATTTCATGGTTGACCGCGTGCTGAAGCAGGCATTCAAGGGCGCCATCATCCTCATGCACGCGAGCGACTCCAGCAAACAGATTCACGAGGCGCTTCCGCGCATAATCGATGGCCTGCGCGAGAAAGGGTACAGATTAGTGCCCCTCTCCGAATTGCTCAAGCTGGGGGAGCCCGGCCGCGACGACCCCAGATGA
- a CDS encoding acetyl-CoA hydrolase/transferase family protein, with translation MNPKELYREKLITIEEAVAKVKSGQSIVVAMAAAEPPGLLGAISSRKDELENVRIMSCLLMRDYDFLKPEMKGHFLNEAWYYGPHSYRAHPAGTVTFMPNHLHECALKKRDIDPPDIFWGTATPMDKNGYMSLSLSLTYEKPLIEVAKMVVLEINENLPRTLGDTQIHISQVDYVVENTVPLPEVEPIVPTEVEMEIGRNVASLIEDGSTIQLGIGGIPNAIAKCLEGKHDLGVHTEMLTDGMVDLFDAGVITGRRKTLWPGKMVGCFAMGTRKLYDFIDDNLGVELHGGYVTNDPYVIAKNYKMVSINTTMQVDLTGQANSETIGTKQYSGTGGAMNTCMGAQMSPGGKSILALRSTAKNGTISTIVPCFKDGQVVSVHRADVDYVVTEYGIARLKAKNIRQRVEALISIAHPDFREWLRSEAKALQYI, from the coding sequence TTGAACCCGAAGGAGCTCTACCGAGAGAAACTCATCACCATCGAAGAAGCGGTCGCGAAGGTGAAGTCGGGTCAGTCCATAGTGGTCGCCATGGCCGCGGCGGAGCCGCCGGGCCTTCTCGGGGCGATCTCGTCTCGAAAGGACGAGCTCGAGAACGTAAGGATCATGTCCTGCCTTCTCATGAGGGACTATGACTTCCTGAAGCCCGAGATGAAGGGCCATTTCCTCAATGAGGCTTGGTACTATGGCCCTCATTCATATAGGGCTCACCCCGCGGGGACCGTGACGTTCATGCCGAACCACCTGCACGAGTGCGCTCTCAAGAAACGAGACATAGACCCGCCCGACATCTTCTGGGGCACCGCCACGCCCATGGACAAGAACGGGTATATGTCCCTCTCTCTGAGCCTTACCTACGAGAAGCCCCTCATCGAGGTGGCGAAAATGGTTGTGCTCGAGATCAACGAGAACCTCCCACGCACGCTCGGCGACACCCAGATACACATCTCCCAGGTAGATTACGTGGTGGAGAACACGGTGCCCCTGCCCGAGGTCGAGCCGATCGTGCCCACTGAAGTGGAAATGGAGATCGGCAGAAACGTCGCCAGCCTCATCGAGGATGGCAGCACGATCCAGCTGGGCATTGGCGGGATTCCCAATGCCATTGCGAAGTGCCTCGAAGGGAAGCACGACCTCGGGGTGCACACCGAGATGCTCACCGACGGCATGGTGGACCTCTTCGACGCGGGCGTCATAACCGGGCGTCGGAAGACGCTCTGGCCGGGAAAGATGGTAGGCTGCTTCGCCATGGGGACGAGGAAGCTGTACGACTTCATCGATGACAACCTCGGCGTCGAGCTCCATGGCGGGTACGTCACCAACGACCCGTACGTCATCGCCAAGAACTACAAGATGGTGAGCATCAACACGACGATGCAGGTGGATCTCACCGGTCAGGCGAACTCTGAAACCATAGGCACGAAGCAATACAGCGGCACCGGCGGCGCGATGAATACCTGCATGGGGGCGCAGATGTCGCCAGGAGGAAAGTCCATCCTCGCGCTAAGGTCAACTGCGAAGAACGGCACGATTTCCACGATAGTGCCGTGCTTCAAGGATGGTCAGGTGGTATCTGTCCACCGGGCGGATGTGGACTACGTCGTTACCGAGTACGGCATTGCCAGGCTCAAGGCCAAGAACATCAGGCAGCGAGTGGAGGCTCTCATAAGCATCGCCCATCCTGACTTCCGAGAATGGCTCAGATCGGAGGCCAAGGCGCTTCAGTACATCTAG
- a CDS encoding alpha/beta hydrolase, which translates to MPEAFVNGVSIYYETHGNGFPLVLIAGLGHGGWSFFRQVDDFARDFKVVVFDNRGVGRSARPKEGYSINVFAEDTLALLREIGLEKAHVLGASMGGYVAQTLAWAHPECVEKLVLVSTMFGGPSAKPMTQTALNFFTSRPQGTPEDIVRQGLALATSEGFVERNPEVVAKVAEFQLAWPQNGSAYIGQLSACGAFLADPQTESHLREIQAPTLVVAGSDDKVVPAENAILLSERIPRSRAVIMENAGHLLFIEKPQEFNELVRSFLLEP; encoded by the coding sequence ATGCCTGAGGCTTTTGTCAACGGGGTGAGTATCTATTATGAGACCCACGGGAACGGGTTTCCTCTCGTGCTCATTGCGGGCCTGGGTCACGGAGGTTGGTCCTTTTTCCGGCAGGTGGATGACTTCGCCCGCGATTTCAAGGTGGTCGTGTTCGACAATAGGGGGGTCGGGAGGAGCGCGAGGCCGAAGGAGGGCTATTCCATCAATGTGTTCGCGGAGGACACCTTGGCCCTTCTGAGGGAGATTGGGCTTGAGAAGGCGCACGTCCTCGGAGCCTCCATGGGCGGCTACGTTGCGCAGACGCTCGCCTGGGCACATCCGGAATGCGTGGAAAAGCTCGTGTTGGTGTCGACCATGTTCGGAGGGCCCTCGGCGAAGCCGATGACTCAGACCGCGCTGAACTTCTTCACGTCACGTCCGCAGGGAACGCCGGAGGACATCGTGAGGCAAGGGCTCGCGCTCGCCACTTCCGAGGGATTCGTCGAGCGTAACCCTGAGGTTGTCGCGAAGGTGGCCGAGTTCCAGCTCGCGTGGCCTCAGAACGGCTCCGCATATATCGGGCAGCTCAGCGCATGTGGCGCTTTTCTTGCGGATCCGCAAACCGAATCCCACCTTCGGGAGATTCAGGCGCCCACCCTGGTGGTGGCGGGCAGCGATGACAAGGTGGTCCCGGCCGAGAACGCTATCCTGCTTTCCGAGCGCATTCCTAGATCCCGTGCGGTCATCATGGAGAACGCAGGACACCTTCTCTTTATCGAGAAACCCCAGGAATTCAACGAGCTCGTCAGGAGTTTTCTACTTGAACCATGA
- the fabG gene encoding 3-oxoacyl-ACP reductase FabG yields the protein MRLKDKVAIITGSGRGLGKEAALLFAREGAKVVVCDVNEEWAKSTAREIQEAGGVAIAVYVDVTSPESVKAMVDETLKEFGRIDVLVNNAGVTADALLVKMTDEQWDKVINVNLKGVFNCTRAVAPVMIGQGRGKIVNTSSVVGIYGNIGQTNYIASKAAIIGMTRGWAKELGRKGINVNAVAPGFTMTDMMATVPEKILASIKEKTPLGRLGAPKDIAYAYLYLASDEADFVNGAVLQVDGGLVL from the coding sequence GTGAGGCTGAAGGACAAAGTTGCGATCATCACGGGGTCGGGGAGGGGCCTGGGCAAAGAAGCGGCGCTGCTCTTTGCCAGGGAGGGCGCCAAGGTAGTCGTGTGTGACGTAAACGAGGAGTGGGCGAAGTCAACGGCGCGCGAGATTCAGGAGGCCGGCGGGGTTGCCATCGCGGTTTACGTCGACGTTACGTCCCCCGAGAGCGTGAAGGCCATGGTTGACGAGACCCTCAAGGAGTTCGGCCGGATCGACGTTCTGGTGAACAACGCCGGTGTCACGGCGGATGCCCTCCTCGTGAAGATGACCGACGAGCAGTGGGACAAGGTCATCAACGTGAATCTCAAGGGTGTATTCAACTGTACGAGGGCCGTCGCTCCGGTCATGATAGGGCAGGGTCGCGGCAAGATCGTCAACACGTCCTCAGTGGTGGGCATATATGGAAACATCGGCCAGACCAACTACATAGCCTCAAAGGCTGCGATCATCGGGATGACGCGGGGCTGGGCCAAGGAGCTCGGGCGCAAGGGCATCAACGTCAACGCCGTCGCTCCCGGCTTCACCATGACCGACATGATGGCCACGGTGCCCGAGAAGATCCTCGCGTCCATAAAGGAGAAGACCCCCCTCGGGAGGCTTGGAGCACCGAAGGACATCGCGTACGCATACTTGTACCTCGCCTCCGACGAGGCGGATTTCGTGAACGGGGCGGTCCTGCAGGTTGACGGCGGCCTCGTGCTCTGA